The stretch of DNA TCGGTAGGGAGGAAGTGCCCAGGCGAGAGCCCCGGTGCCCCTCCGCTCACCCACGGCACCCCTGCCGCACCCCCCACACCCCCGGAGGTGCCCGAGATGACCGTCCTCGACCACAGGCACCCGGCCACCGTGCCGGGCTGGCTCCCTGGAGCGACCGCCCCGCGGACCGACCCGGCTCCCCTGCTGCCGGACTCCTCGCCGCTCCGCGTTCTCGGCACCGAGGCCCAGACCAAGACCGACCCCGCCCTGCTGCGCGAGCTCTACCGCCGCCTGGTGGTCGGCCGCCGCTACAACCAGCAGGCCACCACCCTCACCAAGCAGGGCCGGCTGGCGGTCTACCCCGCCTCCACCGGCCAGGAGGCCTGTGAGGTGGCCGCCGCGCTGGCGCTGCGCCCGCAGGACTGGCTGTTCCCCAGCTACCGCGACACCCTCGCGGTGGTCTCCCGGGGCGTCGACCCGCTGGAGGCGCTCACCCTGCTGCGCGGCAGCGCGCACACCGGCTACGACCCCAAGGCCACCCGGACGGCCCCGCTGAGCACCCCGCTCGCCACCCAGGCCCCGCACGCCGTGGGCCTGGCCCACGCGGCCCGGCTGGCCGGCGACCAGACCGTCGCGCTCGCCATGCTCGGCGACGGCGGCACCAGCGAGGGCGACTTCCACGAGGCGCTGAACTTCGCCGCCGTGCTCAACGCGCCGGTGGTCTTCCTGGTGCAGAACAACGGCTACGCCATCTCGGTGCCGCTCACCCAGCAGTCGGCGGCGCCCAGCCTGGCCCACAAGGCCGTCGGCTACGGCATGCCCGGCCGGCTGGTGGACGGCAACGACGCGGCGGCCATGCACGCGGTGCTCAGCGAGGCCGTCGAGCGGGCCCGCGCCGGCGGCGGCCCGACCCTGATCGAGGCGCTCACCTACCGGATCGAGGCGCACACCAACGCCGACGACGCCACCCGGTACCGCGAGGAGGCCGAGGTCACCGCCTGGCGCGAGCACGACCCGATCCTGCTGATGGAGCGCCACCTGCGCCCGGCCGGCGTGCTCGACGACGAGCTCGTCCGGGAGGCCGCCGAGGAGGCCGAGGCGCTGGCCGCCCGGATGCGCGCCGAGTTCCACGCCGAACCCGAATTGGACCCGATGTCGCTCTTCACCCACGTATACGCCGAGATGACCCCGCAACTGCGCGAGCAGTCGGCCCAGTTGGCGGCGGAGCTGGCGGCCGAGGCCGAGGTGGAAGCCCGATGACCACGGCCACCGCACTGCGCACCTCCACCATGGCCCAGGCGCTCAACCTGGCCCTCAAGGACGAGATGCGGGCCGACCCGACCGTGCACGTGCTCGGCGAGGACGTCGGCGCGCTCGGCGGCGTCTTCCGGATCACCGACGGCCTGACGGCCGAGTTCGGCGAGGACCGCTGCCTCAACACCCCGCTCGCCGAGGCGGGCATCCTCGGCACCGCGATCGGCATGGCGATGTACGGCCTGCGCCCGGTGGTGGAGATGCAGTTCGACGCCTTCGCCTACCCGGCGATGGAGCAGCTCGTCTCGCACGTCGCCAAGATGCGCAACCGCACGGCCGGCAGGCTGCCGCTGCCGATCACCATCCGCGTCCCCTACGGCGGCGGTATCGGCGGCGTCGAGCACCACAGCGACTCCTCCGAGGCGTACTACGCCTCCACCCCCGGCCTGCACGTGGTGACCCCGGCCACGGTCGAGGACGCCTACGGCCTGCTGCGCGCCTCGATCGCCTCCGACGACCCCGTGGTCTTCCTGGAGCCCAAGCGGCTCTACTGGGGCAAGAGCGAGTGGGACCCGTCGCTCGCGGTGCCGCCGATCGGCAAGGCCGCGCTGAAGCGGGACGGCCGCTCGGCGGTGCTGATCACCTACGGCCCCTCGCTGCCGATCTGCCTGGACGCGGCCGAGGCCGCCAAGGCCGAGGGCTGGGACCTCGCGGTGCTCGACCTGCGCACCCTGGTGCCCTTCGACGAGCAGACGGTCTGCGAGGTGGTCCGCTCGATCGGGCGGGCCGTGGTGGTGCACGAGGCCACCGGCTTCGGCGGCCCCGGTGCGGAGATCGCCGCCCGGGTCACCGAGCGCTGCTTCCACCACCTGGCCGCGCCGGTGCTGCGGGTCACGGGCTTCGACATCCCCTTCCCGCCGCCGATGCTGGAGCACCATCACCTGCCCGGGGTGGACCGGATCCTGGACGCCGTCGCCCGGCTCCAGTGGGAGGACGGACGATGATGCCGGTGGTGCGGGAGTTCAAGCTGCCCGATCTCGGTGAGGGGCTCACCGGGGCCGAGGTGGTCCGCTGGATGGTCGAGGTCGGCGAGGTCATCGCGATCGACCAGCCGGTGGTCGAGGTGGAGACCGCCAAGGCCGTGGTGGAGGTGCCCTGCCCGTACGGCGGCGTGGTCACCGCCCTCTACGGCGCGGAGGGCGAGGAGATCGCCGTCGGCGCCCCGCTGATCACCGTCGCGGTGGCGCCGGCGGAGGGTGCCGAGGCACTGGTGGCCGCGGAGGCGGCGGCCGCCGCCGCGGTGGCCGCCGAGCGGCCGCTGGTCGGGTACGGCGTGGCCGAGCCCGCCAAGGGCGGGCGGCGGGCGAGGGTCGGGGTCGCTCCGGTCACTGCTGCTGCTCCGGCTCCGGCTGCTGCTCTGACTCTGGTTCCGGCTCCGGTTGCCGTGGCTGCTCCGGTGGCGCCCGTCCCGGTCGTGGTGCCGGTGATCTCGCCGCTGGTGCGGCGGTTGGCCCGGGAGCAGGGCGTCGACCTGACCGCGCTGACCGGCAGCGGGCCGGACGGGCTGATCATGCGGGCGGACGTGGAACGGGCGGTCGCGGCGAAGGTGACCGCTCCGGCCGCTGCGGCTTCCGCTACCGCTGCGGCTTCGGCTGCGGCTTCGGCCGAGGGGGTCATCCCGCTGCGCGGGCTGCGCAAGGCGGTGGCCGAGAAGCTCAGCCGCAGCCACCGGGAGATCCCGGCCGCGACCTGCTGGGTGGACGCCGATGCCACCGAACTGATGGCGCTGCGCCGGCAGTTGAATGCCACCCCGGGGCCCAAGGTGAGCGTGCTCGCGCTGCTCGCCAAGATCTGCACGGTCGCGCTGGACCGCTTCCCGGAGCTCAACTCCAGTGTCACCGAGGACGGTTCGGGGATCATCCGGCACTCCGTGGTGCACCTGGGCTTCGCCGCCCAGGGCGAGCGCGGCCTGGTCGTCCCGGTGGTCCGGGACGCGCACCTGCGCAGCACCGACCAACTCGGCGAGGAGCTGGGAAGGTTGACCGAGGGTGCCCGGACCGGCGCGCTCAAGCCGGCCGAGCTGACCGGCGGCACCTTCACCCTCAACAACTACGGCGTCTTCGGTGTGGACGGCTCCACCCCGATCCTCAACCACCCCGAGGCCGCCATGCTCGGCGTCGGCCGGATCGTGGCCAAGCCCTGGGTGCACCAGGGCGAGTTGGCCGTCCGCCAGGTCACCCAGCTCTCATTCACCTTCGACCACCGCGTCTGCGACGGCGGCACGGCCGGCGGCTTCCTCCGCTTCGTCGCCGACTGCGTCGAGCAGCCCGGCATGCTCCTGCGCCAGCTCTGACCAGCCCGTCCGGCTTCACCGAGGCGGCCACCCGACCGGGTGGCCGCCTCGCCTGCGTGCGCGCGGGGAATGGGCGCCGGGCGGAGGTGGTGGAGCCGGTTCCGGCAGGGGGCACCTGCGGGCCGAAGGCTGGGGCGCGGCGGGCGAGAGTAGCGCTTTGATGGGGTGGGTGTCCGGGCTTCGCCGGATTTGTGGGATGAGCTGTCTGTGCGTGGCACGCTACCGAGACGTCAGCGGGATGGGCCAGACGTGGAAACGGGACGACCGGAAGCGAAGCGATTCTCTTGGGCACTCGTCAAATCGCGGTGAAGACACCATCGTTGAGGGTCCGAGCGGGCCATGGGTCGGTGGCGGTCGCTGCCGTGCCGGGGCTGGGAATGCCGGTGATCGAGCCGGAGGACGAGGCGCCGGAGGCGGTGGAGCCGGGAGCCGGGGCCGCTCGGGTCGAGGTGGCAGAGGCGGAAAACCCGGCCCTGGCGGCCGAGTTGGTGGTGCCGCCCCGGCCGGAGCTGCCGCCGGTGGCGCACCTGCGGTCGGTGCTGCACGTGCAGTCGGTGGCTCAGGTGATGCCGATGGTACCGGTGGTGCCGGTGGTCCAGCCGGTGGTGGCCCTGTCGCAGTCGGCCGAACCGGTGGGCGGGGTCGTGGAGCGGGTGGCGCCGGGTGCACAGGTGCCCCCGGCGGCGCCGGTCCAGCCGATGTTCCCCGATGCGCCGGGGCTCAACTGGGCCGGGCCCGGGGATCATTGGAGCCGGGCCTGGGCGCTCGGAACGGTCGGGGAGACCGAGGTGACACCGCCGGCCGCACCCGAGCCGGTGGCGGCCGTGGTCGAGGGCGGGGCGCCGACGGCGCGGGACATCGAGTTGATCCGGGCCAGCCTGGCGGTGGTGGAACCGGTGGCGGACCGGGCCACCGCGCACTTCTACGCGCTGATCTTCCTGCACCACCCCGAGGTGCGGGCGCTCTTCCCGGCCGCGATGGACGTACAGCGCGACCGGCTGTTCCGGGCGCTGCTCGCGGCGGCTCGGGGCGCCGACGACCTGCCGGCGCTCACCGAGTACCTCTCCGCGCTCGGCCGGGGGCACCGGAAGTACGGCACGCTGACCGGCCACTACGGCCCGGTCGGCGAGTGCCTGATCGCCGCGCTGGAACGTTACTGCGGCAGCCGCTGGGACGCCGAGACCGAGCTGGCCTGGCGCCGGGTGTACGGGCTGATCGCCAAGGTGATGAGCGAGGCGGCGGAGGAGGCGGCCCGGGTCTCGCCGCCCTGGTGGCAGGCGGAGATCGTCGGGCACCGGCTGCGCACCCCGGAGGTGGTCGAGCTGACGCTGCGGCCGGACCAGGCGTACCCGTACCGGGCCGGCCAGCACGCCTCGGTGGAGACGCCCTGGTGGCCCCGGGTCTGGCGGCAGTTCTCCTTCGCCACCGCCCCGCGCCCGGACGGCCTGCTCACCTTCCAGGTCAAGGCGGTGCCGGCGGGCTGGGTGAGCAATGCGCTGGTGCACCGGGCCGCGCCCGGGGACGTGCTGCGGATCGGGCCCGCCGCCGGGGCGATGGTGGTGGACCACGCGGGCGGGGAGGACCTGCTCTGCCTGGGCGGCGGCACCGGCATAGCGCCGATCCGGGCCCTGGTCGAGGAGGTGGCCGAGCACGGCGCGGGCGGCCGGGCGGTGGACGTGTTCTACGGCGCGCGGCGGCGCGCGGACCTCTACGAGCTGGCGGAGCTGCGGCGACTGGCGACCGTGCACCGGTGGCTCTCGGTGCGGGCGATGGTCTCGGCGGAGCCGGTGGTCACCGGGGAAGCGCTGGTGGGCGAGCTGCCCGAGGTGATCGGCGGGCCGGGCGGGGCGTGGCGCGGCCGGGCGGCGTACCTGAGCGGGCCCGCCGCGATGGTGCGGCGGGCCGCGGGGGCGCTGCTGCGGGCCGGGGTGGCGCCCACGGCGATCCACCACGACCTGGTGGGCGAGCTGGCCTGAGCCCGGGCCCCGGGCCGGCGAGTGGGCCCCGGTCCGGTGAGTGGGCGCGTCAGTCGAGGTCGGCGGCGAGGGTCGCGCGGATGCCCTCGATGTTGGCGGCCAGGTAGGCGCGGAGCGACGGGGGGACGACGTTGACCGAGGTGACGCCCTCGCGGGTGAAGGGCAGCCGGACGATCTCGTACTCGCCCTGGGGCTCGTCCACCTCGGGGCCGTGCCGACGGCTCGGGTCCATCGCGGCGAGGCGGCAGACGAAGAAGTGCTGCACCTTGACGCCGTGCGGGTGGGCCGGCGTGCCGTCCTCGTGGTGGGAGTGGGCGACGGTGTCGACGAAGGCGTGCACGACCCCCTCGACCCGGCCGCCGAGCTCCTCGTCCACCTCGCGGTGCAGCGCGGCGAGCACCGACTTGTCCTCGGGCTCGACCCCGCCGCCGGGAGTGATCCAGTACGGCCGGGCGCCCGGGCGGGTGCGCTTGATCAGCACCAGGGAGGCGGGGGCGTGCGGGTCGTCCGGGTCCACCTCCAGCAGGATCGCCCGGGCAGTGCGCTTCACCACGGGACGGACCGGGCCGGTCATGGCCACCTCCGGAGGGGGCTCGGTACAGCTCTGGACAGCGGGGAGTCTCCCGCGCGGCGGGACGGCTGAAACTCGCCGCCGACCGCCCGGTGGGTGGTTCGACTGCGCCGAACGGCTGATTCGCCGCGTTGCGGCGGTACGGCTGCCGGGAGTGGGCGGTCGTTCGATGGATCTTTGATGGTGAGGTCGGCCAGGAGACAATAGGGGTAAAGCAAGGGTCAATCGCCGGTAAATGCCATGGAAGTGAAGGTCGCGTGAAGAACGGAAGGCTTCGGGCGATTGCGGGCCCGTCGGCCCTGTGCTGCAATGAGCGCCAGTCGGGCGAATCGGCGCGGATTACTCCGCCTGCCCGCTCCGCATGAGGACTCGACCGGGGACTGGTAATCGCCATGGAACGCACGGGTCGGGCCGAAGCCGCGGAGCCGGAGGGCGGCGCGGCGAGGAACATACGGGGCGTCAGACCCCCGGACCGGCCCGCCGCCCGGGCGGTGACCAGGCGGACCGGCCGGCCGCCCACCCTGATCGCCTCGGTGCAGCGGGCCCTGCGGCTGCTGGAGGCGGTCGGCGAGCAGCAGCGCGGGGCGACGGCCAAGCAGCTGGCCCGCACGGCCGGGCTGCCGCTGGGCACCACGTACCACTTGCTGCGCACCCTCGCCCACGAGGGCTACCTGCGGCGGCTGGACGGCAAGTTCTACTTCGGCGCGGCCGTGGACGCCATCGGCCGGGCCGAGGACCGGCACGCCTGGCAGGACGGTCTGCGGCAGCGGATGGCGCTGCTGGGCGAGGAGTTGGGTGCGGCGGTGTACTACGCGGTCTACCAGGACGGCGAGGTGCGGGTGGTGGACGTGGCGACCGGCCCGGCCCGGCCGGCGGTGGCGGAGTGGGCCGACTTCCGGGCCACCGCGCACGCGCACGCCATCGGGCTCTGCCTGCTCTCGCAGTTGGGCGAGGAGGGCCGGCGCGACCACCTGGCCCGCCACCCGCCGCAGGACCTCACCCCGGCCACCCTCACCGACCGGGCGGCGCTGCTGCGCCGGCTGGCCGCGGTGGAGCCGACCCGCCCGGTGCTCGAGCGGCAGGAGTACCAACTCGGCACGGTCTGCGCGGCGGTGCCGATCACCGTCGGGGCGGCGGTGGCGACCATGGCGCTCTCGCTCCCGGTGGCCGAGGCGGCCCGGCTGCCGGCCGCCGCCGAGCGGCTGCGCGGACTGGTCGGGGCGATGACCCCCTCGTTCGTCCGGTAACGGCGCGCCGCAGTTCGTTCACCATTTGAAAAAGCACGTCTTGTCCGCTTCGTCCCCGAACGGGGACCATGGTGGGATCACGACACGCAGGACGTAGAACGAGAGGTAGAGGTACTCGCGCATGCACAGCACAGTCCAGGGCCAGGTGGTGATGCACCTCGTGGTCTCGAACGAGCTCTCCTTCCGCCTCCTGGTCGACCTGGAGTACGACCCGGCCGACCCGTTCGCGGTGCGCGTCACCTTCCACCTGCCCGGCGACGCCCCGGTCGCCTGGGTCTTCGCGCGCGAGCTGCTGCTCGACGGCATCAGCCGCCCGACCGGCGAGGGCGACGTGCACGTCCGCCCGGTGGGCGGCGAACTCGCCGACGTGCTGATCGTGTTGCGCTCCCCGGAGGGGGAGGCGCGGCTGCGCTCCGCCGCGCCCCCGCTGATCGCCTTCCTGACCAGGACGGACCGGATGGTGCCGATGGGTCAGGAGCTCACCGGGGACGAGATCGAGGCGCAGCTGGCCGACATCCTGAGCCAGGGCGGCGCGCGCGGGGTCTGAGGACGTGCGAAGGGGGCCCGGGCGTGCGGCCCGGGCCCCCTGTCGTTCGCGGTGCGTCAGTCCTTGTCGTCGAAGGCCAGGTGCAGGCCCCAGGAGACCAGGCTGATGATCAGCGAGCCGAACAGCGCCGCCCAGAAGCCCTGGACGTGGAAGTCCAGGCTGAGCTTGTCCGAGGCCCAGGAAGTCAGCCACAGCATCAGGGCGTTGATGAGGAAGGTGACCAGGCCGAGGGTCAGGATGAACAGGGGTAGCGAGAACAGCTTCACCACCGGCTTGATCAGCCAGTTCACCACCCCGAAGACCAGGGCGACGGCGATCACGGTGATCGTCTTGTGCTGCCAGTCGCCCCCGGAGAGGGTGATCCCGTCGACGATCCAGGCCGCCACCCAGATGGCCGCCGCGTTGATGAGCGTTTTGATGACGAAACTCTTCATGCCGCCGATCGTCGCAGCTCAGGGGGCCGGGCGGAAGCTCCCTGCCGGATGATGTTCAATGACCGGAGGACGGGTGGAGGGACGAGGATGAAGCTCTTCCGGTTGGACCAGCTGGACGCCGAGCGGG from Kitasatospora sp. MMS16-BH015 encodes:
- the pdhA gene encoding pyruvate dehydrogenase (acetyl-transferring) E1 component subunit alpha; the protein is MTVLDHRHPATVPGWLPGATAPRTDPAPLLPDSSPLRVLGTEAQTKTDPALLRELYRRLVVGRRYNQQATTLTKQGRLAVYPASTGQEACEVAAALALRPQDWLFPSYRDTLAVVSRGVDPLEALTLLRGSAHTGYDPKATRTAPLSTPLATQAPHAVGLAHAARLAGDQTVALAMLGDGGTSEGDFHEALNFAAVLNAPVVFLVQNNGYAISVPLTQQSAAPSLAHKAVGYGMPGRLVDGNDAAAMHAVLSEAVERARAGGGPTLIEALTYRIEAHTNADDATRYREEAEVTAWREHDPILLMERHLRPAGVLDDELVREAAEEAEALAARMRAEFHAEPELDPMSLFTHVYAEMTPQLREQSAQLAAELAAEAEVEAR
- a CDS encoding globin domain-containing protein, with product MIEPEDEAPEAVEPGAGAARVEVAEAENPALAAELVVPPRPELPPVAHLRSVLHVQSVAQVMPMVPVVPVVQPVVALSQSAEPVGGVVERVAPGAQVPPAAPVQPMFPDAPGLNWAGPGDHWSRAWALGTVGETEVTPPAAPEPVAAVVEGGAPTARDIELIRASLAVVEPVADRATAHFYALIFLHHPEVRALFPAAMDVQRDRLFRALLAAARGADDLPALTEYLSALGRGHRKYGTLTGHYGPVGECLIAALERYCGSRWDAETELAWRRVYGLIAKVMSEAAEEAARVSPPWWQAEIVGHRLRTPEVVELTLRPDQAYPYRAGQHASVETPWWPRVWRQFSFATAPRPDGLLTFQVKAVPAGWVSNALVHRAAPGDVLRIGPAAGAMVVDHAGGEDLLCLGGGTGIAPIRALVEEVAEHGAGGRAVDVFYGARRRADLYELAELRRLATVHRWLSVRAMVSAEPVVTGEALVGELPEVIGGPGGAWRGRAAYLSGPAAMVRRAAGALLRAGVAPTAIHHDLVGELA
- a CDS encoding alpha-ketoacid dehydrogenase subunit beta: MTTATALRTSTMAQALNLALKDEMRADPTVHVLGEDVGALGGVFRITDGLTAEFGEDRCLNTPLAEAGILGTAIGMAMYGLRPVVEMQFDAFAYPAMEQLVSHVAKMRNRTAGRLPLPITIRVPYGGGIGGVEHHSDSSEAYYASTPGLHVVTPATVEDAYGLLRASIASDDPVVFLEPKRLYWGKSEWDPSLAVPPIGKAALKRDGRSAVLITYGPSLPICLDAAEAAKAEGWDLAVLDLRTLVPFDEQTVCEVVRSIGRAVVVHEATGFGGPGAEIAARVTERCFHHLAAPVLRVTGFDIPFPPPMLEHHHLPGVDRILDAVARLQWEDGR
- a CDS encoding SsgA family sporulation/cell division regulator; protein product: MHSTVQGQVVMHLVVSNELSFRLLVDLEYDPADPFAVRVTFHLPGDAPVAWVFARELLLDGISRPTGEGDVHVRPVGGELADVLIVLRSPEGEARLRSAAPPLIAFLTRTDRMVPMGQELTGDEIEAQLADILSQGGARGV
- a CDS encoding phage holin family protein; protein product: MKSFVIKTLINAAAIWVAAWIVDGITLSGGDWQHKTITVIAVALVFGVVNWLIKPVVKLFSLPLFILTLGLVTFLINALMLWLTSWASDKLSLDFHVQGFWAALFGSLIISLVSWGLHLAFDDKD
- a CDS encoding dihydrolipoamide acetyltransferase family protein is translated as MPVVREFKLPDLGEGLTGAEVVRWMVEVGEVIAIDQPVVEVETAKAVVEVPCPYGGVVTALYGAEGEEIAVGAPLITVAVAPAEGAEALVAAEAAAAAAVAAERPLVGYGVAEPAKGGRRARVGVAPVTAAAPAPAAALTLVPAPVAVAAPVAPVPVVVPVISPLVRRLAREQGVDLTALTGSGPDGLIMRADVERAVAAKVTAPAAAASATAAASAAASAEGVIPLRGLRKAVAEKLSRSHREIPAATCWVDADATELMALRRQLNATPGPKVSVLALLAKICTVALDRFPELNSSVTEDGSGIIRHSVVHLGFAAQGERGLVVPVVRDAHLRSTDQLGEELGRLTEGARTGALKPAELTGGTFTLNNYGVFGVDGSTPILNHPEAAMLGVGRIVAKPWVHQGELAVRQVTQLSFTFDHRVCDGGTAGGFLRFVADCVEQPGMLLRQL
- a CDS encoding NUDIX domain-containing protein, which encodes MTGPVRPVVKRTARAILLEVDPDDPHAPASLVLIKRTRPGARPYWITPGGGVEPEDKSVLAALHREVDEELGGRVEGVVHAFVDTVAHSHHEDGTPAHPHGVKVQHFFVCRLAAMDPSRRHGPEVDEPQGEYEIVRLPFTREGVTSVNVVPPSLRAYLAANIEGIRATLAADLD
- a CDS encoding IclR family transcriptional regulator → MERTGRAEAAEPEGGAARNIRGVRPPDRPAARAVTRRTGRPPTLIASVQRALRLLEAVGEQQRGATAKQLARTAGLPLGTTYHLLRTLAHEGYLRRLDGKFYFGAAVDAIGRAEDRHAWQDGLRQRMALLGEELGAAVYYAVYQDGEVRVVDVATGPARPAVAEWADFRATAHAHAIGLCLLSQLGEEGRRDHLARHPPQDLTPATLTDRAALLRRLAAVEPTRPVLERQEYQLGTVCAAVPITVGAAVATMALSLPVAEAARLPAAAERLRGLVGAMTPSFVR